Within Oncorhynchus nerka isolate Pitt River linkage group LG8, Oner_Uvic_2.0, whole genome shotgun sequence, the genomic segment tatgtaaccatcatgtctctgtataatactgtatgtaggtaaccatcatgtctctgtataatactgtatgtaaccatcatgtctctgtataatactgtatgtaaccatcatgtctctgtataatactgtatgtaggtaaccatcatgtctctgtataatactgtaggtaaccatcatgtctctatataatactgtatgtaaccatcatgtctctgtataatactgtatgtaaccatcatgtctctgtataatactgtatgtaaccatcatgtctctatataatactgtatgtaaccatcatgtctctgtataatactgtatgtaaccatcatgtctctgtataatactgtatgtaaccatcatgtctctgtataatactgtatgtaaccatcatgtctctgtataatactgtatgtaaccatcatgtctctgtataatactgtatgtaaccatcatgtataatactgtatgtaaccatcatgtctctatataatactgtatgtaaccatcatgtctctgtataatactgtatgtaaccatcatgtctctgtataatactgtatgtaaccatcatgtctctgtataatactgtatgtaaccatcatgtctctgtataatactgtatgtaaccatcatgtctctatataatactgtacgtaaccatcatgtctctatataatactgtatgtaaccatcatgtctctatataatactgtatgtaaccatcatgtctctgtataatactgtatgtaaccatcatgtctctgtataatactgtatgtaaccatcatgtctctgtataatactgtatgtaaccatcatgtctctctataatactgtatgtaaccatcatgtctctatataatactgtatgtaaccatcatgtgtctgtataatactgtatgtaaccatcatgtctctatataatactgtatgtaaccatcatgtctctgtataatactgtatgtatgtaaccatcatgtctctatataatactgtatgtaaccatcatgtctctctataatactgtatgtatgtaaccatcatgtctctgtataatactgtatgtaggtaaccatcatgtctctatataatactgtatgtaaccatcatgtctctgtataatactgtatgtaaccatcatgtctctatataatactgtatgtaaccatcatgtctctgtataatactgtatgtaaccatcatgtctctctataatactgtatgtaaccatcatgtctctatataatactgtatgtaaccatcatgtgtctgtataatactgtatgtaaccatcatgtctctatataatactgtatgtaaccatcatgtctctgtataatactgtatgtatgtaaccatcatgtctctgtataatactgtatgtaaccatcatgtctctgtataatactgtatgtaggtaaccatcatgtctctgtataatactgtatgtaaccatcatgtctctatataatactgtatgtaaccatcatgtctctgtataatactgtatgtagccatCATGTCTctctataatactgtatgtaaccatcatgtctctgtataatactgtatgtaaccatcatgtctctgtataatactgtataggtaaccatcatgtctctgtataatactgtatgtaaccatcatgtctctgtataatactgtacgtaaccatcatgtctctgtataatactgtatgtaaccatcatgtctctgtataatacggtatgtaaccatcatgtctctgtataatactgtatgtaaccatcatgtctctgtataataccgtatgtaaccatcatgtctctatataatactgtatgtaaccatcatgtctctgtataatactgtatgtaaccatcatgtctctgtataatactgtatgtaaccatcatgtctctgtataatactgtatgtaaccatcatgtctctgtataatattgtatgtaaccatcatgtctctgtataatactgtatgtaaccatcatgtctctgtataatactgtatgtaaccatcatgtctctatataatactgtacgtaaccatcatgtctctatataatactgtatgtaaccatcatgtctctatataatactgtatgtaaccatcatgtctctgtataatactgtatgtaaccatcatatgtatgtaaccatcatgtctctgtataatactgtatgtaaccatcatgtctctctataatactgtatgtaaccatcatgtctctatataatactgtatgtaaccatcatgtctctgtataatactgtatgtaaccatcatgtctctatataatactgtatgtaaccatcatgtctctgtataatactgtatgtatgtaaccatcatgtctctatataatactgtatgtaaccatcatgtctctctataatactgtatgtatgtaaccatcatgtctctgtataatactgtataggtaaccatcatgtctctatataatactgtatgtaaccatcatgtctctgtataatactgtatgtaaccatcatgtctctatataatactgtatgtaaccatcatgtctctgtataatactgtatgtaaccatcatgtctctctataatactgtatgtaaccatcatgtctctatataatactgtatgtaaccatcatgtctctgtataatactgtatgtaaccatcatgtctctatataatactgtatgtaaccatcatgtctctgtataataatactgtatgtaaccatcatgtctctatataatactgtatgtaaccatcatgtctctctataatactgtatgtaaccatcatgtctctgtataatactgtatgtaggtaaccatcatgtctctatataatactgtatgtaaccatcatgtctctgtataatactgtatgtaaccatcatgtctctctataatactgtatgtaaccatcatgtctctgtataatactgtatgtaaccatcatgtctctgtataatactgtatgtaggtaacaatcatgtctctgtataatactgtatgtaaccatcatgtctctgtataatactgtacgtaaccatcatgtctctctataatactgtatgtaaccatcatgtctctgtataatacggtatgtaaccatcatgtctctgtataatactgtatgtaaccatcatgtctctgtataataccgtatgtaaccatcatgtctctatataatactgtatgtaaccatcatgtctctgtataatactgtatgtaaccatcatgtctctgtataatactgtatgtaaccatcatgtctctgtataatactgtatgtaaccatcatgtctctctataatactgtatgtaaccatcatgtctctatataatactgtatgtaaccatcatgtgtctgtataatactgtatgtaaccatcatgtctctatataatactgtatgtaaccatcatgtctctgtataatactgtatgtatgtaaccatcatgtctctatataatactgtatgtaaccatcatgtctctctataatactgtatgtatgtaaccatcatgtctctgtataatactgtatgtaggtaaccatcatgtctctatataatactgtatgtaaccatcatgtctctgtataatactgtatgtaaccatcatgtctctctataatactgtatgtaaccatcatgtctctgtataatactgtatgtaaccatcatgtctctgtataatactgtatgtaggtaacaatcatgtctctgtataatactgtatgtaaccatcatgtctctgtataatactgtacgtaaccatcatgtctctctataatactgtatgtaaccatcatgtctctgtataatactgtatgtaaccatcatgtctctgtataatactgtatgtaaccatcatgtctctgtataataccgtatgtaaccatcatgtctctatataatactgtatgtaaccatcatgtctctgtataatactgtatgtaaccatcatgtctctgtataatactgtatgtaaccatcatgtctctgtataatactgtatgtaaccatcatgtctctgtataatactgtatgtaaccatcatgtctctgtataatactgtatgtaaccatcatgtctctgtataatactgtacctaaccatcatgtctctgtataatactgtatgtaaccatcatgtctctatataatactgtatgtaaccatcatgtctctgtataatactgtatgtaaccatcatgtctctctataatactgtatgtagccatcatgtctctatataatactgtatgtaaccatcatgtctctatataatactgtatgtaaccatcatgtgtctgtataatactgtatgtaaccatcatgtctctctataatactgtatgtagccatcatgtctctgtataatactgtatgtagccatTANNNNNNNNNNNNNNNNNNNNNNNNNNNNNNNNNNNNNNNNNNNNNNNNNNNNNNNNNNNNNNNNNNNNNNNNNNNNNNNNNNNNNNNNNNNNNNNNNNNNgcacagagatgagatgatgggAAGCAGCAGGGGGTGTGTTGGCAACAACGTGGTTCAGAAACACACTGAGAGGAAACGCATTGCTGAAAACGGGAACACATTTCAGAAGCACAGAGTAGCATTCTAAACAGACACAAAGAGGCTctgttcaaacacacacacacacaaacgtgttCTTCtctccttgtggggacctaaaatgtaTGTCCATTCAAAAAACCTAAACCTaagccttaaccctaaccccaagtcTTACCCAAATtgttaccccaaccctaaacttaacccctaaGCTTAAAATAGTCCCCATGAGGGAGAATATTCCTTGttgtactatccttgtggggaccattTGGGGATTTCAGGTCCCCACAACGATAGAAgaacaagaccacacacacacacacatgttttggCTCTGGATGATGGCTCCTCTAGAAAACACTAGTCTGGAGGAGGGAAGCTGCTGCTAGGACAAGACAACAGACAAAGCTCTTAGGATCTAACATCTGGAACTGACAGTAGACAtcatgagagggagaaagaaagggagagggagagaatatagagagggagagaagacagaggccTTGGTAGGAGAGAAAgccggagagaaagagagagggagagatcgcaggagagaataagagagggagagagagagctggagaggagagatagtaggagagaaagagagagggaaagagagagagagaactggagagggagagatcacaggagagaataagagagggagagatcgcaggagagaataagagagggagagatcacaggagtgaaaaagagagggagagagagagctggagaggagagatactaggagagaaagagagagggaaagagagagagaactggagaggagagatagcaggagagaataagagagtgagagagagatagggcgGGGAGAGAATGGGAAACAGAGTAGTagagaggaaggatggagagaaagagggagaggactgAAAAGGAGAAGACTTGGATGCTGTCCCACACACCCATACATTTCACAGTCAACAGCAGTTTTGAAAGGAAATGAGTGTACCTCTTCTCAATGATGCTGGGGTTGGCTGTCACCAGGTTGGTTCTGGTCCCCACATCCTCAACATACTCCCTAGACAGTGGTGGAAGGTTGCACCTAGATACGAAAAACACAAGTACACATGTGCATTAATATACTGATAGTGACTTTACAGTGGCCATAAATCATTCACTGTTTGACAACTTGGTCAGGATTGCAGATAGGGGTTATTCATGTTTTGCTTTCAGAATGGAACTAGCTTTTAGCTTTTTGTCTTGCCTTTTCTTAGCCATTTAATGTTAACACATTGTGATACTAAAGTTATAACAAAATTATAACTTAGAAAATAGTTTTGCCTTTTTTTATCTGCATTGAATGAACACAACATTTCTCTAGTGCAAACTTCCAGTCAGGCAGCCAGTGAGCCTATAGGCTTTGGATGGAGTTGGAGCTCCAAAGTTATTATTTCAGTCTTGCCTTTCCCAGGTTCAAGCCTGGTTTAAGCCAGCCAGGCATGCCtgagatggggggggggacaaCATTTATCCAAGGTAGAACTAGTCTAGTCAACTAAATCAGACCCTCTGTTGTTAGTCCTCAAGGCTCCAGAGCCAAAATGATTCACTACTTGACTTCATCTGCCCCCTTCAAAACCCAGGCACTTCTTAtgacacctctatctctctctctctcagatatgACACCTGTTCTCATGAATTCTGATGGCTGATGTTCTTTGGCTGCTCTTTCTGGCCCCGGCGAGCGCAGGACGGCCAAATCATATTTGGACGGGCACTGGAGCGAACAGCCCCTCTCTTACCGCATGACAAAGTCAGCCTGGTCAATGTACTTCCCACAGCCGCTGTGCTTCAGGACCCCTCCATTGCCCACCACCGAACACTTTTTGAGGGGACGCTGAAGAGGTGTCTCCTGGTAAACAAGAGGGAAGTGAGTGTCATGAAGTGGGTaaacatacacacgtacacacacacatcctgaagTGGACTGGCTTTAAACGTTTGTGAACAATCAAAGACAACGGTAACGACAAGTCAAATGAGGTGAGAGGGATAGATAGGGCTGTTGCGACGACCATATTACCATCACGCcggcagtcacgagtcatgaaggcagtcaaattccacgtgaccgtttagtcatggtaattaggcttctccaagctttgatgctgctgatggtcattattagcctaccaaacttactaactgcctggtactcagcactctattgtccctctaatcactctgacatcaaatgtaatcgaaaatcgaatcaaacacttaatgagagtccgtcattgtaaataagaatttgttcttaactgacgtgcctagttaaataaaggttcaataaaaagtccatgagctcatgttgcgcaacatttctttcggctatgcaattgcgtgagaaaacagagtgatggcctctattaaaaagaggaggatcccatcagctttctgtaggctaggcctactatatttatttctcaactttcctaatattaagcacattgcttctctctACAACAGgaagcctcccgagtggcgcagaggtctaaggcactgcatcgcagtgcttgaggcatcactacagacccgtgttcaatcccgggctgtgtcgcagctggcccagcatcgttaggggagggtttggccggctgggatgtaaTTGTCCCATCGCACTCTTGCAACTCCTTGCGGCGGGCAGGGCGCATGCACGttgacttcggtcgccagttgtacagtTGGCTTTCGgtttaagtgagcagtgtgtcaag encodes:
- the st8sia1 gene encoding alpha-N-acetylneuraminide alpha-2,8-sialyltransferase isoform X1: MLVRCHRSRLSVWAVLCVLVLCWLYIFPVYRLRSDKEIVDEVLRQGQVWQRNQTDIDLFRKLLSECCDPRRMFAVTKQNSPMGKVLWYDGEFYHSHTVNNETYSLFVQETPLQRPLKKCSVVGNGGVLKHSGCGKYIDQADFVMRCNLPPLSREYVEDVGTRTNLVTANPSIIEKRYTHFLSKLLLTVKCMGVWDSIQVFSFSVLSLFLSILPLYYSVSHSLPALSLSHSLILSCYLSSPVLSLFPSLFLS